The following proteins are encoded in a genomic region of Spirosoma sp. SC4-14:
- the sppA gene encoding signal peptide peptidase SppA, producing the protein MRQFLKYVLATIVGLLLFSFVGFLLLLGLGAVLSSSADQKVVVKENSVLKIDLDEPIEERSSENPFDGFGPFSGQSDAIGLIELKQALKDAKDDENIAGIYLQSEQPQAGWASAEEIRNALIDFKKSKKFIYAYAETMSEKGYYIASVADKIYLNPAGDLEWNGLDAELTFFKGTLDKLGIKPEIFRVGEFKSAVEPFIRENMSEPNKRQVTSFINSINDHMLVNVAQSRALRVDSLKRFADNLTIQRPADALRTKLVTNVGYQDELESLIRKNLGIDEKKKINYVTLGKYENSESISANSEGTGSNRIAVVVASGDIHSGKGESNSIGSETIVEEIRKARLDDKVKAIVLRVNSGGGSALASDVMYREVQLARKTKPVIGSMSDYAASGGYYMLMGCDKIVAQPNTITGSIGVFSLLFNTETFFKDKLGVTYDRVKSNENADFPSVTHEMTPFQKQTLQRATERIYAEFTSKAAAGRKLPVDSIRAIAGGRVWTGSQGKAIGLVDQLGGLDDAIKLAAQSAKLKEGDYRLKYQPRKKPFFEQLMNAFGGDEDSQMQAKLGDLAPYVKYLKKLKTMEGIQMRLPFEITIQ; encoded by the coding sequence ATGCGACAGTTTCTTAAATATGTTTTAGCTACGATCGTTGGCTTACTACTATTTTCGTTCGTCGGCTTTCTGCTATTGCTTGGCCTGGGGGCTGTTTTGTCGTCTTCGGCTGATCAGAAAGTTGTGGTGAAGGAAAATTCGGTATTGAAAATAGATTTGGATGAACCCATAGAAGAACGGAGTTCTGAAAATCCATTTGACGGATTTGGGCCATTTAGCGGGCAGAGCGATGCAATTGGCCTGATTGAACTGAAGCAGGCCCTGAAAGATGCTAAAGACGATGAAAACATTGCGGGCATTTATTTACAATCCGAACAGCCGCAGGCAGGTTGGGCTTCGGCAGAAGAAATTCGTAATGCCCTTATTGACTTCAAAAAATCGAAGAAATTTATATACGCCTATGCCGAAACGATGAGTGAAAAAGGCTACTATATCGCATCGGTAGCCGATAAAATTTATCTTAATCCGGCTGGCGATCTGGAATGGAATGGTCTGGATGCCGAATTGACGTTCTTTAAAGGAACGCTCGATAAATTAGGAATTAAGCCCGAAATTTTCCGGGTTGGCGAGTTTAAGAGCGCTGTAGAGCCCTTTATTCGGGAAAATATGAGCGAACCTAACAAGCGGCAGGTTACATCGTTTATCAACTCCATCAACGACCATATGCTGGTCAACGTTGCGCAAAGTCGTGCGTTGCGTGTCGATTCGCTAAAGCGTTTTGCCGATAATCTGACCATTCAAAGACCGGCCGATGCCTTGCGAACCAAACTCGTTACAAATGTTGGCTATCAGGATGAACTGGAAAGCCTGATTCGGAAAAATCTGGGCATCGATGAAAAAAAGAAAATCAACTACGTTACACTGGGTAAATACGAGAACTCAGAGTCGATAAGTGCCAATTCTGAAGGTACTGGCAGCAATCGAATTGCTGTGGTTGTGGCTTCGGGCGATATTCATTCCGGTAAAGGGGAGTCTAATAGCATCGGTTCTGAAACGATTGTAGAAGAAATTCGCAAAGCTCGTTTAGATGATAAAGTAAAAGCGATTGTGCTGCGTGTCAATTCGGGAGGGGGCAGTGCTTTGGCGTCGGATGTAATGTATCGGGAAGTGCAACTGGCCCGCAAAACCAAGCCCGTCATTGGTTCAATGTCCGATTATGCCGCTTCGGGTGGCTACTACATGCTGATGGGTTGCGATAAAATAGTGGCACAACCCAACACCATTACGGGCTCAATTGGTGTATTTTCGCTGTTGTTCAATACCGAAACATTCTTCAAAGACAAGCTGGGCGTTACCTACGACCGGGTGAAAAGCAATGAAAATGCCGACTTTCCGTCAGTAACGCACGAAATGACGCCATTTCAGAAACAGACCCTGCAACGGGCCACCGAGCGCATCTATGCTGAATTTACGAGCAAAGCTGCTGCCGGGCGTAAACTTCCGGTCGATAGCATTCGGGCCATTGCGGGTGGCCGTGTCTGGACAGGCTCGCAGGGAAAAGCGATTGGGCTGGTCGACCAACTGGGTGGTCTCGATGATGCCATTAAGCTCGCAGCTCAATCGGCAAAGCTGAAAGAAGGCGATTACCGGCTCAAATATCAGCCCCGGAAGAAGCCATTCTTCGAACAACTGATGAATGCCTTCGGAGGAGATGAAGACAGCCAGATGCAGGCTAAACTAGGCGACTTGGCGCCGTATGTGAAGTACCTGAAAAAACTCAAAACGATGGAAGGCATTCAGATGCGCCTACCGTTTGAGATTACGATTCAATAA
- a CDS encoding inorganic pyrophosphatase, with the protein MAKTPAKAHPWHGISPGDNAPNIITAFIEIVPTDTVKYEIDKESGYLKIDRPQQYSNIIPALYGFVPQTFCGDGIAQLASERSGRTVEEGDGDPLDICVLTEREITHGDILLQAIPIGGFRLIDKGEADDKIIAVLKGDSMYGQYHDLSELPVAVVKRLQHYFLTYKNLPDEPAVMELANVYGRDEALDVIRTAMDDYTNMPS; encoded by the coding sequence ATGGCAAAGACTCCCGCTAAAGCACATCCCTGGCACGGTATTTCTCCGGGCGACAATGCGCCTAATATCATTACCGCATTTATCGAAATTGTACCGACCGATACGGTTAAGTATGAAATCGACAAAGAGTCGGGCTATCTGAAAATCGATCGCCCCCAACAATATTCAAATATTATCCCTGCGCTATACGGCTTTGTGCCCCAAACGTTCTGTGGCGATGGTATTGCTCAACTGGCTTCGGAACGGTCGGGCCGGACGGTTGAAGAGGGCGATGGCGACCCACTCGACATCTGCGTACTGACCGAGCGTGAAATTACCCACGGCGATATTCTGCTACAGGCCATCCCGATTGGTGGTTTCCGGCTGATCGACAAAGGAGAAGCCGACGACAAAATTATTGCCGTTCTGAAAGGCGATTCCATGTATGGTCAATACCACGACCTGAGCGAACTGCCGGTTGCCGTTGTAAAGCGGCTGCAACACTACTTCCTGACCTATAAAAACTTACCCGATGAGCCTGCCGTTATGGAACTGGCCAACGTATATGGTCGTGATGAAGCGCTTGATGTAATCCGGACAGCTATGGACGACTATACCAATATGCCATCGTAA
- a CDS encoding helix-turn-helix transcriptional regulator: MQTLPIHLDLFALVILLGVAQGLFLGVFFLTGERRKSLANRCLGLFTLAISSISGEIFLNYTNYTFRVLWMGDFAEPFNFVLGPLFYFFVYSRLWKRLPRYWQWHLVPFAIWLVNAVTWFYQPIEFKYNSYIDSQHPELPFIHSKPYIEEDFTGLRPYINELTLLSCLIYAILALITLQRASRQKTSGQAIFGFTSLRLLSWLFALVPVLIVVVKPQFYRDVGDFLLATYVSLTIYTMSYLVMRGSHFFQDDPLTESPITEPDVPAEPKKKYEKSALSEELEEAVLTRLNRLLDAEKPYLESDLSLPKLADRLNTSPHNLSQLLNDRLGMTFFDWLATHRIAEARRLLNDPVTTNLKIDEIAERVGYNSPSAFHTAFKRLTNQTPAQFRNQLASTR, encoded by the coding sequence ATGCAGACACTACCTATTCACCTCGATCTGTTTGCGCTGGTTATCCTGCTTGGGGTAGCACAGGGACTATTCCTGGGCGTTTTTTTTCTGACTGGCGAGCGAAGAAAGAGCCTTGCAAATCGCTGTCTGGGCCTGTTTACACTGGCTATTTCATCCATCAGTGGTGAAATATTTCTGAACTACACCAACTATACATTTCGCGTACTCTGGATGGGCGATTTTGCCGAACCATTCAATTTTGTGCTCGGCCCTCTGTTCTACTTTTTCGTATATAGCCGATTGTGGAAACGGTTGCCCCGGTATTGGCAATGGCACCTTGTTCCGTTTGCTATCTGGTTAGTTAATGCAGTTACGTGGTTTTATCAGCCCATCGAATTCAAGTACAATTCCTATATCGACTCGCAGCATCCTGAGCTGCCGTTTATTCATTCTAAACCGTATATAGAAGAGGATTTTACGGGCTTACGCCCCTATATTAATGAATTGACCCTACTGAGTTGTCTTATCTACGCTATTTTAGCTTTAATAACCCTACAAAGAGCCAGTCGGCAGAAAACCTCCGGTCAAGCGATTTTCGGTTTTACATCGCTGCGCCTGTTAAGCTGGCTTTTTGCGCTGGTTCCTGTCCTGATTGTAGTAGTTAAGCCGCAGTTTTACCGGGATGTTGGCGATTTTCTGCTGGCAACCTATGTTTCGCTGACGATTTACACAATGAGTTATCTGGTGATGCGAGGGTCTCATTTCTTTCAGGATGATCCGCTGACGGAATCGCCGATAACGGAACCGGATGTTCCCGCTGAGCCCAAGAAAAAATACGAAAAATCAGCCCTCTCAGAAGAGCTGGAAGAAGCCGTTCTAACCCGCTTAAATCGATTGCTCGATGCCGAAAAACCGTATCTGGAGAGCGATCTGTCATTACCGAAACTGGCCGACCGGCTCAATACGTCACCCCACAATCTGTCGCAACTGCTGAACGACCGGCTAGGCATGACCTTTTTCGACTGGTTGGCCACGCATCGAATCGCGGAAGCCAGGCGATTGTTGAATGATCCCGTAACTACTAATCTGAAAATCGATGAGATTGCCGAACGGGTTGGCTATAATTCACCCTCGGCTTTTCATACGGCTTTCAAACGACTGACAAATCAGACACCAGCTCAGTTTAGAAACCAGTTAGCATCAACGCGATAA